The genomic segment GTTTCATTTGTTTTAACATTCATTATTAGCAGACATTATGAACTAAGTTAAAGTACCCAGTATTGTGCTTGAGATCCTACCAAGGATTGTTGGGTACTTTTTTTTTAGCTGACTAAGGGTTGCAGGGGTTTGGTGCAATGACCCATTATGATATAATCAATGTTCAGCCTGACTAATGTTTATTagcttaaatatttttttaattatttcacaTATTTGCTTGTATTTACTTTTAGGAATATTTATTATTATCGTTGTTTgagattattttgttatttatcattttatgtatttttattatgtttttgcagAAGAGAGCTGGCTAAGGAAGTTGTTGAACTTTTGACCACTGCTGCAGATGGTGCTAAATCTTTGATTGATGCTAGTGATAGGCTGATATTATATGTTGAATTAGCTCGATTATATGGTACTCTTGGTTATGAGCGTAAGGCGGCGTTCTTTTCAAGGCAGGTAGCTCAGTTATATTTGCAACAAGAAAATAAGTTGGCTGCTATTAGTGCTATGAATGTTTTGGCATTGACAACAAAAGCATATCGTGTTCAGAGTACAGCATCTGTTTCTAGATCTTCTGTTGTAAAAGTGAGTATATAAATATTATCTGGGAGATGGTTTTTAATTTTCGGGGATCTCATGTCTTTACGTGTATTAAGCAGCATTCTTGGCTCATATCATTCATTTGACATGAGGAGTTGGGTTTCACTTTGTCTACTTTGATTGTCGGTGGACTCTTATGTTTCTTGTAGCTATTTTAGAGCTCGTTCTTTACCACTATCTGTCATttattaaacatttttttttttaattttcactgACCAGATCCTCTTATTTTGTGGAACATATCTTGTAAATATGTTGTTAACAAGTTTATTTGCCTTTATCTTACTTGGAAACTTTACTGAAGGAGGCTGGATCAGGTCATGCTGATAGCACAAAAATGCTGCACCAGGCCGTAATCTCTCTTTTTGAGTCTTAATGGAGCACCCTACAAATGGTTGTACTAAGAGAGATTCTGCTATCTATTGTCCGTGCTGGAGATCCTCTTGCTGCCTGGAGTGCAGCTGCACGGCTGCTTAGGTCATATTATCCTTTAATTACACCTGTAGGGAAAAATGGTCTTGCTAGTGGACTTTCAAATTCAGCTGATAAGCTGCCTTCTGGAACACGCTCTGCTGATCCTGCTCTACCTTTCATTAGGTAAGTATACAATATCTTAAGGAGGCTATTCTACTTTTACGAGCAAATAACACGATATTTTTTAGTGATGTATGCGCACAGAATGCATAATGCTTAAGCAAGGGTAGTGCTTTACTTTGTGAGTTGTGAATTGCTGAACTGATAGACAGACTGAGGCTAGGTTCTGGCTTTCCATTCTTTGTAAAAGAAAAACTTTTCATGGTGTTTATCTTGCTATATATGTTTGTATGGATAATATGTGTATGATAATCCACTTTGATTTATTGTTTATACTTGGCTGTTGATTTTTATAATTCTTGTCCAAATCTGTCCATTATTGATAATGTGATAACTGTAGCTGATACTAACTTGCATGTGAATATTTCTTTTGCTAAATTGAGTTCTCGACTATTGCTTTTGTTTGATCAATTTCACTTGTACATATTACAAAATCTAGATTACTATTGGAGATGGTAAACACTCTTAAATTAGAAGCAATTATGGCGACATTTGTACTGCTTAACTTTGATTTGAATACAATCTAAAATATTTGGCAACTTTAAGATATAGTATGACATAGATGCTGCTAGCATTTTTTCcccaaaaataaaaatgttatgGATGGTAGatgttttccatatatatatttgttttcttttacttCTTTTCAACTCAAAATTTCCAGCTTCAGTAGCAGTTTCAACTATGTTATTTACCAGTCTATCTTTTAAATTTTCCCAGGCTGGATCGTTAAAAATAGGGTAAATTCACTCTTAGAGCTCTACTTTTATCATCACATATTATTCTGCAATTTTCAATTTATTCCAGATTGCATTCTTTTCCCCTTCATCAATCACAAATGGACATTGTTAAGAAGAATTCAGCTAAAGAAGATTGGTGGGCTGGATCAGCTCCTTCTGGACCTTTTATATATACACCATTCAGCAAAGGAGAGCCAAATAACAACAGTAAACAGGAGTTGATTTGGGTTGTTGGGGAACTTGttgaagttttggttgagttggCAAACCCTTGTGGCTTTGATTTGAGGGTCGATAGTATTTATCTGTCTGTGAATTCAAGAAATTTTGATCCTTTCCCTGTTACTGTTAATCTTCCAACTAATTCCTCAAAGGTTATTGCCTTGTCTGGGATTCCATATGCCTTATCATTTGAGCTACCCCTCTTTGGTAAAGAATTAAGATTAGTTTGTTTCATGCAAAAATGACATTTACCATTGGATATAGATTTCGAGGCCTTGATCCAATTTTCATTCTTCATTTTCCTTTTGTAAAGCAAGCTTCTGTGACTTGAGTGGTTGACAATCCTGAACAGGCACCAAATTTACTTATTAACACTATAAGCTAAGATGCTTTATGTACTTATGCTTGTTTATGAGTAATTTGGACCTTTTGCTTTTGGCTTAAAATGTTCGATTGATTCTTTGATAGATGTTTTTTATTTGTAAGATCTTATCCATTTTCTGTTTTTGAAAATGTAGGCAACTTTAGTTTTGTATGCTGCTAGAAGAACTTCAGGAATTGTTGTAAATATTGGGTTTCAAGTCACATCAGTTGTTCCAAGTAAGGAGTGATAGTTtctcttttatcttttatatgctttatgcTTCCTTAAACTATCAACAAGGTTTCATTTACCTATGATATATACTGATTAGCCCTGCAGTATAAGTTACAGTTTTAACTTTCCATGCAGCCTTGCTgcttttattcttcttttttcattttcattctaTGGATTTTCCAATGCTTTCTTTTATATCATATCTTGGTTGCATTCAATGTTTGAGGATCT from the Humulus lupulus chromosome X, drHumLupu1.1, whole genome shotgun sequence genome contains:
- the LOC133806167 gene encoding trafficking protein particle complex II-specific subunit 120 homolog, coding for MVVLREILLSIVRAGDPLAAWSAAARLLRSYYPLITPVGKNGLASGLSNSADKLPSGTRSADPALPFIRLHSFPLHQSQMDIVKKNSAKEDWWAGSAPSGPFIYTPFSKGEPNNNSKQELIWVVGELVEVLVELANPCGFDLRVDSIYLSVNSRNFDPFPVTVNLPTNSSKVIALSGIPYALSFELPLFGKELRLVCFMQK